The nucleotide sequence GAAACGTCCTGCAGAGTCGATTTTGCATCGGGATTGTCTGAAAACAGAAGGTCAATGGTATCAGATATAGACATCTCTTTGTCCATTCTCGATGTTTTTAAACAGGGTCTCAAAAGTAGACAGGAGAGATCCTTTTTGATAGAACGGATCTTTACGGATTTCCTGGAGTTCATTCTTAATGAGTTTTTCCCCCACCGCTTTTGTTTCGGGAGATGCGTAATCGTCAAGATACTCTCGAAAGGTCAGTACGGCGTTCAGTTTACAGAATTTCCCCTCTATGCAGTTTTTTAGAAGTCCCATAATCTTAGCACCTGTTCTTCCACAGCGATAACCGGCGGTACAGAAGGATGATATCATCCCCATTTCTGCGCATTCCCTGATAACAGAGTCAAGGCGTCGGGTTTCTCCAAGGGTAAACTGCTGCCGCTCTTGATCCTGATCTCCGGGATACTCCTTTTGTTTCTGAAGTTCCTCAAGGGCTTCTGTGTACCCTCCAATACCGATCCTGGTTGAAGCATCAGTCTGGGTGCATCCAACCTGTATAACCTCTTTTTTTATTCCTGGAGCTTCTCTGGCAGTGATGATAAGCCCAGTATAGGGAACCGACAGTCGTAGTACAGTGACCAGCTTTTTGAAATCGAAATCATGGACTATGTATGAGGAGTTCCTACTCATCGCGGAACCGCTGGCTGGAGTCATGCGCGGGAAAGAGATTGTGTGAGGTCCGATTCCGAAGTGATGTTCAAGGTCTATGGCATGATATAAAAGACCCATTACCTCGAATCTCCAGTCATACAGCCCGAACAGGGCTCCAGTAGCGACATCATCAATTCCAGCGTCCATCGCTCTATGGAGGGCATATAAGCGCCAACGGTAATTTCCTTTTATAGTGTTTAAAGGATGAACTGCAGCATACGTCGCCTTGTGGTAGGTTTCCTGAAAAACCTGATAGGTCCCGATGCCAACCTGCCAGAGTTTTCGAAGATCTTTAATCGACATGGGAGCGGCATTAACATTAACACGGCGAATTTGTCCGAATCCTTTACCACGGGATGCTGGTTTTCTGACCTCATAGACTGATCTGATGGTATCGCACATATAATCGGCATCGGAAAGGGGATGTTCTCCGTAGACGATCATCATTCTCTTATGTCCTTCGTCTACCATTACCTCTGTTTCACTTTTTACCTCTTTCATGCTTAATCTGCGTCGTTTTTCGTTCCTGTTTTCTGATCTGAATCCACAATAAGCGCAGTTGTTTACACAGTAGTTAGAGCAGTATAGTGGCGCAAAGAACACGATTCGATTGTCATAGACTTTCTTCTTTATTTTAAGACCGGTTTCATACATCTCCTGCCAGATATCACTATCCTGAACATTTAACAGCATAGCGGTTTCTTTCGGCTCAAGCCGTTCAATTGAAAGCGACTTGGCCAGTATATCACGTATCTGTTTTTTATCCGTTTTTCGCTTACTCTGAAGTAATAATTGAATCCTCTTCTCATTAATAAAATCTTCGCCGTTGATGAGATACTTGTCGATCTCATCCTTTTTGATCACTTGCCTGGTCCATTCCTTTGCGTCTAACATTATTCTCTCCTTGTTGTCAGACTGATTCAGCATGAGTTGGAATGGAGGTGTATTATTAAAGGAGTAATTATCTTATTCTACTCAAAAAGCATAGGGTAATTTAAAAACAACTACCATATTCAATTACCTGAGTATTATATCGATATCCCTGCTCCTCATTTCCATTCCCCTGACGTCTGAATCAGATCCTTCGCTTCAGGTCATAAAAATGGTTCCAAATAGTTAAAACTATCGGGTTTAAATCGATAAAATATTAACGTATTCCCTTGTTTGTATCAAGTGTGTGTTTCCGTAAAACGTTATATACTTTTTATTGAGGAATGCAAGCAGCTTAATAATGGATGGTGTTTACCGATATTATCTGATAGTGGTGAAGTCATGAATAGGATTCTCATTGTTGTGATCCTGTTAATTACAGGATACTTCTGTGTCTTCGGGCAAGGTTTCTTTTCCGGTTTATCAGAAACCCGCGGAATTCCCGATGCGGTTGATCTCAGGACTTCCCTGCGCTCATCCATAACAGGATCAGCCTGGACTGTCCGGCGCCTGCCTGCACAGACGTATACAAGCGAAACAGCCGGAACCCTGGTGAGATTCCAGGTTGTGACGCAAAATGAGGCCCTCTATATACTGCTTGTCAACAACCGTGAAGGAAGTTACCCTCTCTACAGCGCGGGTACGTATATTATCAAACGCAGCATTGACGACGGGAGCTTTATTCAGGCAAAGATTTTTTTGAAGAATGACCCCGACACCTTTGTCCGCCTGTTTCCTTTTAAAGACCGGGCAAAACTTGAGCTTTATCTCTACGGGACCCTTATTCACCAGGACCTGGTCCTTCCCCTCTCGTTTGAGGAGCTTCTGTTTTCTCCATTCAGCCGGCTGGTTTCTCTTACCTCCGGCAGGATTGACTGGGCCCGGATTTTACCTGGACCTCCGGAATCGCGATCCGAGATTGCCGGAATGATCGATGCCGTCCGGGATAAGCTTCCATTTCTTCCTGACATGGAGGATGGTGCAATGGATGATGCGGGCCGCTTTGTCTACATTGAGACAGGCGAGCGGGAGAGCGGGGGCGGATTTAACTGCTCCGGCTTTGCCAAGTATGTCGCCGATGGTATTTATTACGGCCGCCATGGGCGGCTTATGCCGATTCAACCATTAAAAATGAAGCATCCGGATTTACGGGGGGACCCCTGGTCAAGACGTTTCGAAGATGAACGGGATCCCTTCTTTGGCCTGGACTGGACAAGGAATATCGGTCATATCCTTAACGGAAGAGCCAATGGAAGCTATGAAGCCATGGATGTCCGTGATGTTCCCCATGCCCGGTATATTGAGGATGTGGGCTATCCGATGGAGAAGCTCAAAGCAGTTCTCTACTATCTGGCTTTGAAATTTCCCGGGTCTTTTTATCTTGGATCGGTCAACGCGCAATTCGGGACCGATCCGGTACTGCGGCAGCACATACATGTTGTTGTTTTGATGCCTTACATTAACAGGAAAGGCGATCTGGTTGCAGCGGTATTTGAGCGGAACACAGAGACCAGTGTGGAATCTCTTTTACGGCGGTATCCTGGAGAGAACATTCATCTGACCCGCGTCCAGGGGAGCAGGGATTTTACACTTCCGCCAGTGCCTGCGGAAAATATGGATTAGCTCCCCTTAGGACATCGTAAAAGAGTTTTGAATCCTGCAGATAATTGAGGTACATTTAGCCTATATGAGAAATGCCGTGAAAAGTTTCTATTGTTTCCTGGTTTTCGGTTTGTTTGTGTCAGCGGTCCCTGTAATTGCCGCTGATCCCGGAGATTTGCTCTTTCGCGAGGGAAGCGCCCGCTTCGAAAGGGGTGACTATTCCGGAGCCGCTGAAAGATACCGGAATTTTGTGCGCCGCTACCCGAAAAGCGAGTATTATCCGGAAGCCCTTTACCGCCTGGGGATCTCTTCCATAAAGACAGGAGACTACGAGAATGGCATAGAACTTTTGCGCCGCCTTGAGGCACGCTATCCCGGAGGGCGCTTCCGAACCGCCTTCTGGCTGGGGCTTGGGTATGATGCTGCGGGAGATTTGGAGAATGCCCTTGCCTCCTGGGACCGGTATATAAGCAGTGAGGATACGGTATACCGCAGGGAAGCTCTTGTAGCTGCGGCCTACGCCAGGGCCGAAAACGGCGACCCTGCGACCGCGGAGGACCTGCTCCTTAGTCTTGAAGGCTACGACCGGGATTTCTTCATCCGCCGGGGCGGACTTGACCTGCTCGCTGAGCTGTACCGTACAGCAGGGGCCTATATGAAAATTACTGATCTTGCGGCGCGCCTGGAAGCGGTACCAATCGAAAATCTGCCTTCAGGTTTTCTTCTTACCCTTGGAGAAGCGCACCGTCAGCAGGGAGCTCTCGCCAGTGCGGAAGAACTCTTCCGCACTGTAATTGACTCGGGTTCTCCGGATTTGCGGGCTTCGGCCTACGGCCGTCTTTTTTCATTATATGAGGCCGCCGGACGGCTGCCGGAGATGGAAAGACTTGTGCTTGATGCCGAAAACCAGCTTGCCGGAGACCGGCAGGCCCTGGCTGCGTTCTGGTTTCGTGCCGGGGCGGTATTATCAACCCGGGGGTCCTCAACTGACGGTATCGGCTATCTGAAGCGGGCGTGGGACGTTCGTCATCAGGTTGAGCCTCCGGAGACCCTGCCTGTTTTCTATGCCCAGGCTCTGCTGGCCATGGATGACGTGGAGGGGGCTGTTGAGATCCTTGAAGACGCCCTTAATGAAGGTATCGGTGATCCTCAGCGCATACGCTACAGACTGGCTGCGGCGCATTCACGCCAGGATGACTGGTCAGCAGTGAAGGAGCTCCTTGCTCCTCTCACTTCACCTCTGGATGCCCCTGCTGCTCTTCTTTTAGCTCAGGCGTACCTGCGGCTGCAGGAGTATTCAGAAGGCCTTGCCGTGTCCTCAGCTGCACTGGAGAGCATACCGCCTCCGGAATGGCATGCTGGTCTGCTTAAAGTCACGTGGCAGCTCCAGGCGGCAGCGGGTGAATACAATGGGGCGGTGAAGACATATTCGCAATACATGAGGGTAACCGGAGGGCAGGATGATTCTGTAGATCTTCAGTACATAAGACTTTTGTTCAATGCCGGGCTCTATAATCAGGTGGCACGCAGGATCCCGCCAAAGGATGCCCGGCTGGAGGCGCAGCTGTTGCGGGGTATGGCTCTTATCGGAATGGAAGAGTACGGTGAGGCCAGGGAAACCCTGGCCTCATTAAGAACCGCTGAATTAACTTCCGATTATCGACGCTTCAGGGATTACTATCTTTCATGGAGTATCTATCGCATGGGAGATTATTCCCGTGCTTTACAGGGATTCCGGAATTTTCGTAATACGTATCCGGATTCCCCCCTGGCGTCTGAAGTTGCCTGGTACGGAGGCTGGTCAGCCTTCTCCCTCAAAAACTACAGCGCCGCCGCGGAACTCTTTGGGGCCTGTGATCCTTCGGGACCCAGGGGACGCGAAGCCCTTCTTGCCCGCGCCCGCGCCCTGGCTGCAGATGGACGCAGAGGAGAGGCGCTTTTATTAGCAGAGAGTTATCTTGGTGAGTATGCCGAACAGGGAGGTGATGAGGCCCTCTATCTTATATTTGAAATACACCTGGATAGCGCTAATCTTGATGGAAGCTCCGAAGCACTTTCACGAATGGAGCGGGAGTATCCGTCGAGTCCCTGGACCTCCAGGGCTCTGTTCCGTCAGGCTATGGGAAACCTGGACGCCGGTAACTATGACAGGGCGGCAGCGGGTTTTGATGCTTACCGCAGGCTTTTTCCATCCGGAGAGTATACCGAAGAATCCTTTTTTTACCGGGCAGAGACTGCCGCCGCGGCTGGTGAAACACGGCTTGCCCTTTTATTGTGGGAGCGGCTTGTCCGGGAGTATCCTGAAAGTCCTCTGCGGCCCAGGGCCCTTGCTCTGCGGGGGGAGCAGCTGACAGAACTGGGGGAATATAAAGATGCCCTGGAATCCTATTCCATACTGTTGCGGGAGTATCCCGCCCAGGCGGAACAGCTTGGAATCAGGGCAGAGATTTCCCGCCTGGAATCCCTGCTGGTCTCTCCAGGATCGGAATATCGCCGTTTATTGAGTAAGGCAGAATCTGCCGGAGGTACCGGCTCCCGGGAGGGCCGGGCTCTTTTAATCCGGGCAGTTCAGAGTGCCATAGCCGAAGGCCGGGCGGAGGATTTTAATGATGCCGGCAGGGCCCTCAGGCGGCTGCTTGACGCCTTACCTGAAGACAGGGCGGAGCAGGGACACATCTTTTTTGTTGCCGGTGAGTATGCTTTCCGGCGCAATGAATACTCCGAGGCGGCCTCCCGGTATCTCCGGGCGGCTTCGGCAATGCCTGGAGATCAGGATTTTACCGCCCAGGCCCTCTACCGCTCCGCTCAGATGTCTCTTTATGCCGGAGACAGGGCTGCCTATACTGCGGTCCTGGACCGTCTGCGGCGCAATTTCCCCGGCAGTCCCTGGATTGAGGCTGCGGAATCCCTGGGGGAGAAAAGATGAATTATCTTCGATATTTTTTACTGATAGCAGTTTTGCTTGTGTTCCCTTTCTCTCTGCCCGCCCAGGAGGCGGCGGATGATGAAGAACCGGATGTGGAACTGCCGGAGCTTACCTTGAGTTTTGAGGATATCTTTGGCGAGGAACTCCCCCTGATTGAACTGGAGCTCGAAGAAGCTATGGCCCCGGGGCTGCCGGAGCTTTCCGAACCCCTGGGAGTGCTGCAGGTACGGCCTCATACAATCGACCTGCCTGCGCCGGTTTTTGATACTCTTCCATACGGGAGTGATTCTGCTCCTCTCTACGGCAGGGGCTATATCGGTTTTGGCACATCAAACTCTTTGCTGGGAGAAATCGAGATTGCCACCCTGGGGGCCGATCCCGGGTTCGGGCTCTTTTACTCACACCGGTCACTTGACGGTTTCGGCGGAAATTCCCCGGGGGAGGGCTACACCTTTCGCCGTGAAGAAGCCCGGGTTAAAGCCGATTATGCCGGGTTCGGCGGCGACGCTTTCTTTTCCGGCTCCTTCGTTGAGGAGGAACGGGGCCTGCAGGGGGAGCCGCAGTTCTCGTCTACCCTGTACAGAACAATGGGGGCGGAAGGGGGCTACGAGCTCCCTCCCGACAGGGGCTGGTACGGTGGTGCCAGTTTTGCGCTGGACGGTGCCTATCAGAACCTTTCAGGCACGGCTCCGGAGGATACAACCCACCTGACCCTTACACCAATCTTCAAAGGCGGTTATGCCTGGTCTTCGGTCATACTGGGTGCCGAAGGACGGTACAGTTTTCGTTCCGGCTCGCAAGGGGATTACATCCAGCTTTTGCGGCTGGACCTGGGTGCCGAGGGGGACTTAAGTCCCCGGGTCGGATTTATTGCCACTGCAGGTCTTGGCTATACCCTGGATGAAGATCTCCGTTTCCCCTTTTCATTGCTCATTAGTGCGGGGATCAGCGAGAATCTGAGCATGGAAGCCTCGGGGGGATTTTATCATGAGTTTGCGGACTACTCCTCGCTGCTCTCCGCCTACCCCTTTCTGCGCATACCTGAGGAGCCGCTGGCTATGGAGGAAGGCTGGGAAGGAGAGCTCTCTTTCAGGCTGAGACTGGGACAGGATCTCTATCTGAGAGCAGGCAGCTCTCTGACGGCGGGTACACGCTATCGGGCCGGTGAGGATTCCGAGGCCGCTTCACCCCTGCTTCCTGTGGTGGACGAGGACGTTCGGGAGGTGAGTCCCCGGGGAAGTCTTGAGTTCCCCCTGGGAAAATCCTTTTTTGGCAGTTTTTCTGCAGGTTTGCGATATGATTATCAGGAGTCGAGCATGGAAGCCTTTGATATCGGGGTAGGGATAGAAAGCGAGGGGCTAACCTCCCGCCTGGGTTTTCGTCTGCGGGGTGACTGGGACCTCTCCGATAATGAAGAGAGTCCGATTATCGGAACCGAAGCATGGTACGAGCCTCTGGAGAGTATCCGGTTTATTCTGGCCGTTGACGATGCCCTTGGGCCCCTGCGTTCGGGAGGCAGAAAGGACGACAGCGGTCTTGAAATTCCCGGTTTCGTGATACATTTTGCTACGGAAATAAGCCTGTAAGAGTTTAGGGGCCGGAGGTTTTTAAAATGGAAAACAATGACTACAAGGATGGAATATGGATGGTTTAACAACTCTGCTGCGTGACGGAGGTCTGATTCTCTGGATCATCATGCTGCTGTCTCTGGCGGCGGGGGCGATAATTATTGAGCGCTTTCTCTTTTTTCGCCGTATCCGGGTTGATGAGGACACCCTTATTGCCCGTCTCAAGGCAACCCTGGAAAAGGGGCATCACGACGAGGCTTTGAGTATCTGCGAAAGCAATCCTTCGCCTTTGACGAATCTTATGAAAGTAGGGATTGAAAACCGGCACAAATCCCCCGGAGATATTCGCGACCTGGTGCTAAGCGCGGCGAATCTGGAAACACCTCGCCTGGAGCGATCCCTCAATGCTCTTGGAACTATTGCCCATATATCGCCTCTTCTGGGCCTTCTGGGGACTGTTACCGGGAACATTGAAGCCTTTGGTGTGCTGGGCAAGTTCGGCGCCGTTGGGGATCCTTCCCTGCTGGCATCGGGAATTGCCGAAGCCCTGATTACCACCGCGGCAGGTCTTATTGTTTCGATTCCTGCCATAGTATTCTATAATCATCTGGTAAACCGGGTGAATCACATCATCATTCGACTGGAGAACAGGGTCAACGAGCTTGTCCTTTTTCTGGGAGGTGCCTGATGCAGTTTCGCAGGAGACTGAAAACCAATGCCACGGTTGACCTTGTGCCGATGATCGACGTGGTATTTCAGCTGGTTATCTTTTTTATGGTCTCCACCACCTTCATACTTACTCCCGGCATTAACCTCTCTTTGCCGGAATCTACCACCGCGGAGCCCGTTGCGGCTTCCCGGATCATCATTACCGTTGCAGGAGAGGAGGAGATCTATATCAATAAGGAGCGGGTAGCCCTGGACAGT is from Marispirochaeta sp. and encodes:
- a CDS encoding MotA/TolQ/ExbB proton channel family protein, encoding MDGLTTLLRDGGLILWIIMLLSLAAGAIIIERFLFFRRIRVDEDTLIARLKATLEKGHHDEALSICESNPSPLTNLMKVGIENRHKSPGDIRDLVLSAANLETPRLERSLNALGTIAHISPLLGLLGTVTGNIEAFGVLGKFGAVGDPSLLASGIAEALITTAAGLIVSIPAIVFYNHLVNRVNHIIIRLENRVNELVLFLGGA
- the hydG gene encoding [FeFe] hydrogenase H-cluster radical SAM maturase HydG — protein: MLDAKEWTRQVIKKDEIDKYLINGEDFINEKRIQLLLQSKRKTDKKQIRDILAKSLSIERLEPKETAMLLNVQDSDIWQEMYETGLKIKKKVYDNRIVFFAPLYCSNYCVNNCAYCGFRSENRNEKRRRLSMKEVKSETEVMVDEGHKRMMIVYGEHPLSDADYMCDTIRSVYEVRKPASRGKGFGQIRRVNVNAAPMSIKDLRKLWQVGIGTYQVFQETYHKATYAAVHPLNTIKGNYRWRLYALHRAMDAGIDDVATGALFGLYDWRFEVMGLLYHAIDLEHHFGIGPHTISFPRMTPASGSAMSRNSSYIVHDFDFKKLVTVLRLSVPYTGLIITAREAPGIKKEVIQVGCTQTDASTRIGIGGYTEALEELQKQKEYPGDQDQERQQFTLGETRRLDSVIRECAEMGMISSFCTAGYRCGRTGAKIMGLLKNCIEGKFCKLNAVLTFREYLDDYASPETKAVGEKLIKNELQEIRKDPFYQKGSLLSTFETLFKNIENGQRDVYI
- a CDS encoding biopolymer transporter ExbD, translating into MQFRRRLKTNATVDLVPMIDVVFQLVIFFMVSTTFILTPGINLSLPESTTAEPVAASRIIITVAGEEEIYINKERVALDSLIPMLQEMRVSSEIGNVVLEGDRQVPYSLLIQVLDILRAAGFSGANLRTLEPGGG
- a CDS encoding tetratricopeptide repeat protein, whose protein sequence is MKSFYCFLVFGLFVSAVPVIAADPGDLLFREGSARFERGDYSGAAERYRNFVRRYPKSEYYPEALYRLGISSIKTGDYENGIELLRRLEARYPGGRFRTAFWLGLGYDAAGDLENALASWDRYISSEDTVYRREALVAAAYARAENGDPATAEDLLLSLEGYDRDFFIRRGGLDLLAELYRTAGAYMKITDLAARLEAVPIENLPSGFLLTLGEAHRQQGALASAEELFRTVIDSGSPDLRASAYGRLFSLYEAAGRLPEMERLVLDAENQLAGDRQALAAFWFRAGAVLSTRGSSTDGIGYLKRAWDVRHQVEPPETLPVFYAQALLAMDDVEGAVEILEDALNEGIGDPQRIRYRLAAAHSRQDDWSAVKELLAPLTSPLDAPAALLLAQAYLRLQEYSEGLAVSSAALESIPPPEWHAGLLKVTWQLQAAAGEYNGAVKTYSQYMRVTGGQDDSVDLQYIRLLFNAGLYNQVARRIPPKDARLEAQLLRGMALIGMEEYGEARETLASLRTAELTSDYRRFRDYYLSWSIYRMGDYSRALQGFRNFRNTYPDSPLASEVAWYGGWSAFSLKNYSAAAELFGACDPSGPRGREALLARARALAADGRRGEALLLAESYLGEYAEQGGDEALYLIFEIHLDSANLDGSSEALSRMEREYPSSPWTSRALFRQAMGNLDAGNYDRAAAGFDAYRRLFPSGEYTEESFFYRAETAAAAGETRLALLLWERLVREYPESPLRPRALALRGEQLTELGEYKDALESYSILLREYPAQAEQLGIRAEISRLESLLVSPGSEYRRLLSKAESAGGTGSREGRALLIRAVQSAIAEGRAEDFNDAGRALRRLLDALPEDRAEQGHIFFVAGEYAFRRNEYSEAASRYLRAASAMPGDQDFTAQALYRSAQMSLYAGDRAAYTAVLDRLRRNFPGSPWIEAAESLGEKR